Proteins encoded in a region of the Paucibacter sediminis genome:
- a CDS encoding TRAP transporter substrate-binding protein, whose translation MTKLTRRILVTALALAAGSAMAQDIKPRLIRFGYGLAEASNQGRAVKLFAEQLAAASGGKMKLRAIGGAALGPDTQMQQALIGGAQEMMVGSTATLVGIVKEMALWDTPFLINNAKEADALLDGPIGEKVKAKLEEKGLVGLVYWENGFRNLTNNKRAVARLEDLDGIKLRVMQNNVFLDSFKSLGANAVPLPFSELFSALETKAVDGQENPYNTILSSKFYEVQKYLTVTNHVYSPWIVLVSKKYWDGLSKDERAALQKAAVAAREFERKDTRDEAAKALTDLKAKGMQINELSPAEAGRMRDRLTRVNASIAANVGMDLWNETQAELGRLRARK comes from the coding sequence ATGACCAAGCTGACCCGCAGAATCCTCGTCACCGCGCTGGCCCTGGCCGCCGGCAGCGCCATGGCGCAGGACATCAAACCGCGCCTGATCCGCTTTGGCTACGGCCTGGCCGAGGCCAGCAACCAGGGCAGGGCGGTCAAGCTCTTTGCCGAGCAGCTCGCCGCGGCCTCGGGCGGCAAGATGAAGCTGCGCGCCATCGGCGGCGCGGCGCTGGGCCCCGACACGCAGATGCAGCAGGCCTTGATCGGCGGTGCGCAGGAAATGATGGTGGGTTCCACCGCCACCCTAGTGGGCATCGTCAAGGAGATGGCGCTGTGGGACACGCCCTTCCTGATCAACAACGCCAAGGAAGCCGACGCCTTGCTGGACGGGCCGATCGGCGAGAAGGTCAAGGCCAAGCTGGAAGAGAAAGGCCTGGTGGGCCTGGTGTACTGGGAGAACGGCTTCCGCAACCTCACCAACAACAAGCGCGCGGTGGCCAGGCTGGAGGATCTGGACGGCATCAAGCTGCGCGTGATGCAGAACAACGTCTTCCTCGACAGCTTCAAGAGCCTGGGCGCGAATGCCGTGCCCTTGCCCTTCTCGGAGCTGTTCAGCGCGCTCGAGACCAAGGCGGTGGACGGGCAGGAGAACCCCTACAACACGATTCTCTCGAGTAAGTTCTACGAGGTGCAGAAGTACCTCACCGTCACCAACCATGTCTACAGCCCCTGGATCGTGCTGGTGAGCAAGAAGTACTGGGACGGCCTCAGCAAGGACGAGCGCGCGGCGCTTCAGAAGGCCGCCGTCGCCGCGCGCGAGTTCGAACGCAAGGACACGCGCGACGAGGCCGCCAAGGCGCTCACCGACCTCAAGGCCAAGGGCATGCAGATCAACGAGCTGAGCCCCGCCGAGGCCGGCCGCATGCGCGACCGCCTGACGCGCGTGAACGCCAGCATTGCCGCCAACGTCGGCATGGATCTCTGGAACGAGACCCAGGCCGAGCTGGGCAGGCTGCGCGCCAGGAAGTAA
- a CDS encoding TRAP transporter large permease: MGLSNEALAFVIFSVGMLALMGIGMPMAFALVLTGAGMAWALDFWDTQLLAQNLVAGVDSFPLLAVPFFILAGELMNAGGISRRIITMAQAWVGHIRGGLGFVAIGAAVLMASMSGSALADTAALATILLPMMQRHGYPMHTSAGLIASGGIIAPIIPPSMPFVIYGVTTNTSISALFLSGIVPGLIMGVGLVVAWKLQLRKIDLPQGEPLPMRERLRATVKAFWALLMPLIIIGGMKSGLFTPTEAAVVAAVYALVVAFFVHRELSLAGFHEVLVRAAKTTAVVMFLCAGAQVASYMITLADLPGVLTGWLGALVESPRLLMAVMMIALVVIGTALDLTPTILIFAPVMLPIAVKAGIDPVYFGLMFVLNGAIGLITPPVGTVLNVVAGVGRLSMHQVIKGVNPFLITYVLILTLFTLFPQIVIAPVAWMR; the protein is encoded by the coding sequence ATGGGCTTGAGCAACGAGGCGCTGGCCTTCGTGATCTTCTCCGTCGGCATGCTGGCGCTGATGGGCATCGGCATGCCGATGGCCTTCGCCCTCGTGCTGACCGGCGCCGGCATGGCCTGGGCGCTGGATTTCTGGGACACCCAGCTGCTGGCGCAGAACCTGGTGGCCGGGGTGGACAGCTTCCCGCTGCTGGCCGTGCCCTTCTTCATCCTGGCCGGCGAGCTGATGAATGCCGGTGGCATCAGCCGGCGCATCATCACCATGGCGCAGGCCTGGGTGGGCCATATCCGCGGCGGCCTGGGCTTCGTGGCGATCGGCGCCGCGGTGCTGATGGCCAGCATGAGCGGCTCGGCGCTGGCCGACACCGCCGCGCTGGCCACCATCCTGCTGCCCATGATGCAGCGCCATGGCTATCCCATGCACACCTCGGCCGGGCTGATCGCCTCGGGCGGCATCATCGCGCCCATCATCCCGCCCTCGATGCCCTTCGTGATCTATGGCGTGACCACCAACACCTCGATCTCGGCGCTGTTCCTCTCGGGCATCGTGCCGGGGCTGATCATGGGCGTGGGCCTGGTGGTGGCCTGGAAGCTGCAGCTGCGCAAGATCGATCTGCCCCAGGGCGAGCCGCTGCCGATGCGCGAGCGCCTGCGCGCCACCGTGAAGGCCTTCTGGGCCCTGCTGATGCCGCTGATCATCATCGGCGGCATGAAGTCGGGCCTGTTCACGCCCACCGAGGCGGCCGTGGTGGCGGCCGTCTATGCCCTGGTGGTGGCTTTCTTCGTGCACCGCGAGCTGAGCCTGGCCGGCTTCCACGAGGTGCTGGTGCGTGCCGCCAAGACCACCGCGGTGGTGATGTTCCTGTGCGCCGGCGCCCAGGTGGCCAGCTACATGATCACGCTGGCCGATCTGCCCGGCGTGCTGACCGGCTGGCTGGGCGCGCTGGTGGAGTCGCCGCGCCTCTTGATGGCGGTGATGATGATCGCCCTGGTGGTGATAGGCACGGCGCTGGACCTCACGCCCACCATCCTGATCTTCGCGCCGGTGATGCTGCCGATCGCGGTGAAGGCCGGCATCGACCCGGTCTACTTCGGCCTGATGTTCGTGCTCAACGGCGCCATCGGCCTGATCACCCCGCCGGTGGGCACGGTGCTGAATGTGGTGGCCGGCGTGGGCCGTCTGTCCATGCACCAGGTCATCAAGGGTGTGAACCCCTTCCTCATCACCTATGTGCTGATACTGACCCTGTTCACCCTGTTCCCGCAAATCGTCATCGCGCCGGTGGCGTGGATGCGCTGA
- a CDS encoding TRAP transporter small permease, with translation MAACLAVMAAAVFVNVVLRYGFGSGVAASEELSRLLFVWMVFIGATAAYPRGEHMAFTSFLLPLRSRPRALMLMAAVIRAAVVLAASLVAWGAWQQVRVGMDSQSVVLGYSSALLPLPALLSSLAIALMALWQLLRAAPLDLSHDLEVE, from the coding sequence ATGGCCGCCTGCCTGGCGGTGATGGCCGCCGCCGTCTTTGTCAACGTGGTGTTGCGCTACGGCTTCGGCAGCGGCGTGGCGGCGAGCGAAGAGCTCTCGCGCCTGCTCTTTGTCTGGATGGTCTTCATCGGCGCCACTGCCGCCTATCCGCGCGGCGAGCACATGGCCTTCACCAGCTTTCTGCTGCCGCTGCGCAGCCGGCCGCGCGCGCTGATGCTGATGGCCGCCGTGATCCGCGCCGCCGTGGTGCTGGCGGCCAGCCTGGTGGCCTGGGGCGCCTGGCAGCAGGTGCGGGTGGGCATGGACAGCCAATCGGTGGTGCTGGGCTATTCCAGCGCGCTGCTGCCGCTGCCAGCCCTGCTCAGCTCGCTGGCGATCGCGCTGATGGCGTTATGGCAGCTGCTGCGCGCTGCGCCGCTCGATCTTAGCCACGACCTGGAGGTGGAATGA
- a CDS encoding gluconokinase: MHAITVMGVAGCGKTSLGQGLAAALGFTFLEGDSFHDAASVAKMAAGSALTDADRHGWLERLALQLQAHPQGVVLSCSALKRSYRERLRAARPDLGFVFLEISPELALQRVAARAHQHLFPASLVQSQFQTLESPSGEARVLTVPAALPPQEQLDLAAGWARSQA, encoded by the coding sequence ATGCATGCCATCACCGTCATGGGTGTCGCCGGTTGCGGCAAGACCAGCTTGGGTCAGGGGCTGGCAGCGGCCCTGGGCTTCACCTTTCTGGAGGGCGACAGCTTTCACGATGCGGCGTCGGTGGCCAAGATGGCGGCCGGCAGCGCGCTGACCGACGCCGACCGCCATGGCTGGCTGGAGCGCCTGGCGCTGCAGCTGCAGGCCCATCCCCAGGGCGTGGTGCTGAGCTGCTCCGCGCTCAAACGCAGCTACCGCGAGCGCCTGCGCGCGGCGCGGCCGGATTTGGGCTTCGTGTTCCTCGAGATCAGCCCCGAGCTGGCGCTGCAGCGCGTGGCCGCGCGTGCGCACCAGCATCTGTTCCCCGCCAGCCTGGTGCAAAGCCAGTTCCAGACCCTCGAATCGCCAAGCGGCGAGGCCAGGGTCCTCACGGTCCCGGCGGCCTTGCCGCCGCAAGAACAACTCGACCTGGCCGCCGGCTGGGCAAGGAGCCAAGCGTGA